One genomic segment of Vibrio agarivorans includes these proteins:
- a CDS encoding DUF2237 family protein, translating into MKEGLNVYGDPLSPCSCTPMTGYFRDGYCRTDASDFGRHVICSEVTEAFLEYTKNQGNDLSTPLPEYGFKGLSPGDRWCLCAQRWKEAWEAGCAPLVVLSSCEESSLDVVPMEVLELYAVTSNY; encoded by the coding sequence ATGAAAGAAGGACTCAACGTATACGGTGACCCACTATCACCGTGCAGTTGCACCCCAATGACTGGCTATTTTCGCGATGGGTATTGCAGAACCGACGCGAGCGATTTTGGCCGTCACGTTATCTGTTCGGAAGTAACGGAGGCATTTTTAGAGTACACAAAAAATCAAGGCAATGACTTATCCACGCCATTACCCGAGTATGGGTTCAAGGGCCTAAGCCCAGGAGATCGTTGGTGCCTTTGCGCACAGCGTTGGAAAGAAGCATGGGAGGCAGGTTGTGCTCCACTGGTTGTTTTATCAAGCTGTGAAGAAAGCTCTTTGGATGTCGTACCAATGGAAGTACTAGAGCTTTATGCTGTAACTAGTAATTACTAG
- a CDS encoding DUF2058 domain-containing protein, translating to MAKLSLQEQMLKAGLVNEKKLKKAKKGSKKSRVQAREVKAAVEEQKRAQQERDKALSEQQNAERLSKEVRAQVKQLIQMNKLDLADGEIKYNFTDGTLVKSLYVDSLTQEQLSKGILAIARLEEGYAVIPGVVANKIAERDVDSIIDHKTAADDAPDEDDPYADFVVPDDLMW from the coding sequence ATGGCAAAACTATCACTTCAGGAGCAGATGCTGAAAGCGGGCTTAGTTAACGAGAAAAAGCTCAAGAAAGCGAAAAAAGGCTCAAAAAAATCTCGCGTTCAAGCTCGCGAAGTTAAAGCAGCAGTAGAAGAACAAAAACGCGCTCAACAAGAACGCGACAAAGCACTAAGTGAACAACAAAATGCTGAGCGCCTGTCTAAAGAAGTTCGCGCACAAGTGAAGCAACTGATTCAAATGAACAAACTTGATTTAGCTGATGGTGAGATCAAGTATAACTTCACTGATGGCACGCTAGTTAAATCACTCTACGTAGACTCTCTAACCCAAGAGCAGCTTAGTAAAGGCATCCTAGCCATTGCCCGTTTAGAGGAAGGCTACGCTGTAATTCCAGGTGTCGTTGCTAACAAGATCGCTGAGCGTGATGTGGACTCTATCATTGATCACAAGACCGCCGCCGATGATGCGCCAGATGAAGATGACCCTTACGCAGACTTCGTCGTGCCAGATGACCTTATGTGGTAA
- a CDS encoding nuclear transport factor 2 family protein translates to MSQKLENATNLYMEGIRDGFAREAVTKYTGRRYTQHSTGVRNGIEGFVEFFEPFLERCKDRDIRIVRAVVDGQYVFVSAFQDINNGEAKWVTTDLFDTDSDDKIIEHWDVIAAYDTEPGSDTDQISGPSYPSTDEGTEENKELVREFLCDVMVLGQSDKLEQYLDKSLVSHQASDVKSFESYTGCYDQVFKIIGQGDMVVAYSRVIEGNQEIARFDVFRLEAGLINEIWVNQEPVLPKHEWVNGGKF, encoded by the coding sequence ATGAGCCAGAAACTAGAAAATGCCACCAATCTCTATATGGAAGGAATCAGGGATGGGTTTGCACGTGAAGCGGTGACCAAATATACCGGACGTCGTTATACCCAGCACAGCACCGGGGTACGAAATGGTATAGAAGGGTTTGTAGAGTTTTTTGAGCCTTTCTTGGAGCGTTGTAAAGACCGCGACATCCGAATCGTGCGTGCAGTAGTCGATGGTCAGTATGTGTTTGTATCAGCCTTTCAAGATATTAATAATGGTGAGGCTAAGTGGGTAACAACCGATCTTTTTGATACAGATAGCGATGATAAGATCATTGAGCATTGGGACGTCATTGCTGCCTATGACACTGAACCTGGCTCTGATACAGACCAAATCAGTGGCCCTAGTTATCCTTCGACGGATGAAGGAACTGAGGAAAATAAAGAGTTAGTAAGAGAGTTCCTGTGTGACGTGATGGTGTTGGGGCAGTCAGATAAACTCGAACAATATTTAGATAAGAGCCTTGTCAGTCACCAAGCGAGTGATGTGAAATCATTCGAGAGCTATACTGGCTGTTACGACCAAGTGTTCAAGATCATTGGTCAAGGTGACATGGTAGTGGCATACAGCCGCGTCATAGAGGGGAACCAAGAGATTGCTCGCTTTGATGTATTTAGGTTAGAGGCTGGATTGATAAATGAAATCTGGGTAAACCAAGAGCCAGTACTGCCAAAGCACGAGTGGG
- a CDS encoding DUF2860 family protein, with translation MRINKVLAFTALTTVSVSTSAFEANRLSGEIMFATGYVSTNSNLSVNTDSKIDDLNSKGSHSNDFVVMPLGQIQYDLGKTRN, from the coding sequence ATGCGTATAAATAAAGTACTGGCTTTTACTGCTCTAACTACTGTATCTGTTTCAACTTCTGCCTTTGAAGCTAATCGCCTATCTGGTGAAATCATGTTTGCAACGGGCTACGTGTCTACCAACTCTAACCTCAGCGTGAACACTGACAGCAAAATTGACGATCTAAACAGCAAAGGTAGTCACAGTAATGATTTTGTCGTCATGCCTCTTGGTCAAATCCAGTATGATTTAGGTAAGACTCGTAACTAA
- a CDS encoding pentapeptide repeat-containing protein → MTLIKNNEEYYDQQFDKYTFKGETQLETVFEECEFIDCDFSDAVFRRCRFLDCSFVSCNLSLVQFSLTQFLNIEFRQSKLVGVDWTKADWPTYRADPEMRFIECILNGSSFYGLTLQEIKFDQCQLVDVDFREADLSQAQMTECDLNEAQFMRTNLTGADLTDSHSFSMSVLDNQLKGAQFSKLEALNLLESLGVKLVD, encoded by the coding sequence ATGACCCTTATCAAGAATAATGAAGAGTATTACGATCAACAGTTTGATAAGTACACCTTCAAGGGTGAAACACAGCTTGAAACGGTGTTTGAAGAGTGTGAGTTCATTGATTGTGATTTCTCTGACGCTGTGTTTCGTCGTTGTCGCTTTTTAGACTGTTCCTTTGTCAGTTGTAACCTCAGCTTAGTGCAGTTTTCATTGACTCAGTTTTTGAATATTGAGTTTCGTCAAAGCAAGCTTGTTGGTGTTGATTGGACTAAAGCCGATTGGCCAACCTACCGAGCTGACCCAGAAATGCGTTTTATCGAATGTATTCTTAACGGAAGCTCCTTCTATGGGCTGACCTTGCAAGAGATAAAGTTTGACCAATGTCAGCTGGTAGATGTTGATTTTAGAGAGGCCGATCTATCCCAAGCACAGATGACAGAATGCGATCTCAACGAAGCCCAATTTATGCGCACCAACTTGACTGGTGCTGACTTAACCGATTCACACAGTTTTTCAATGAGTGTGTTAGACAACCAATTAAAAGGCGCCCAGTTCTCTAAGCTTGAGGCACTGAACTTACTTGAGAGTTTAGGGGTGAAGTTGGTTGATTAG
- a CDS encoding ferredoxin reductase family protein — MNKIAIAFGLSLAATILLWMSVDTLSPVPLTHMAYKHAFVQLTGVIAIVTMSLCMITSLRLSLINRLVGGLDKTYRLHKWFGVASFIFSVIHWLAGDIASKIVPLKEIGKRARHQHGESGHFIIDFFHQNRELAEVVGEYGFYALVAFVFIALARFIPYHIFRKAHHVIAIIFLSLVFHSVLLTKGQYWATPFGVIYGLIMLLGTIAAVMSLMGKIGHGNKASGRIAHIVKHPDIDVVEATVVVDEHWQGHKPGQFAFLTSKRAEGAHPYTIASSWNAESRELTFIIKALGDWTSQLKDWFKIDMPVTVEGPYGQFNFSDSPKNQIWIGAGIGITPFIAKLKELEQTPSQAPISLFVCADHVSDELRQRLETRASKAGVTVHWYLDSEGKRLSAEFISQSVGSLNDTSIWFCGPDKFGKILKKGLIKKGLSRLHFHQEMFKFR, encoded by the coding sequence ATGAATAAAATTGCTATCGCATTTGGGCTTTCTCTCGCTGCAACCATTCTGCTTTGGATGAGTGTCGACACCTTGAGCCCTGTACCTTTGACACATATGGCCTACAAACATGCTTTCGTGCAGCTCACTGGCGTTATTGCCATCGTGACGATGAGTTTGTGCATGATAACAAGCCTACGCCTGTCGCTGATAAATAGGCTGGTTGGGGGATTAGACAAAACCTATCGGCTGCACAAGTGGTTTGGCGTAGCGAGCTTTATTTTTTCGGTTATCCATTGGCTTGCCGGTGATATCGCCTCGAAAATTGTGCCGTTGAAAGAAATCGGTAAACGCGCAAGACATCAGCATGGTGAATCGGGTCATTTTATTATCGACTTTTTTCACCAGAATCGTGAGCTTGCAGAAGTTGTAGGTGAATATGGTTTTTATGCGCTAGTTGCGTTTGTATTTATCGCGTTAGCTCGGTTTATTCCTTATCATATTTTCCGTAAAGCCCATCATGTCATTGCAATCATTTTCCTCTCTCTGGTGTTTCACTCTGTGTTGCTCACCAAAGGCCAATATTGGGCAACGCCATTTGGTGTTATCTATGGTCTGATTATGCTTCTCGGCACAATTGCTGCAGTGATGAGCTTAATGGGGAAAATCGGCCATGGAAACAAAGCGTCTGGGCGAATTGCGCACATTGTCAAACACCCAGATATTGATGTCGTTGAAGCTACGGTTGTGGTCGACGAGCATTGGCAAGGGCACAAACCTGGACAATTTGCATTTTTAACATCAAAACGTGCTGAAGGTGCGCACCCTTACACCATAGCCTCATCATGGAATGCAGAGAGCCGTGAGCTCACATTCATCATCAAGGCGCTTGGAGACTGGACTAGTCAACTCAAAGACTGGTTCAAAATTGATATGCCCGTCACTGTTGAAGGGCCTTATGGTCAATTTAATTTTAGCGATTCACCAAAAAATCAAATCTGGATTGGTGCAGGTATTGGCATTACACCCTTTATCGCCAAGCTCAAAGAGCTCGAGCAAACACCTTCGCAGGCTCCGATCTCGCTCTTTGTATGCGCAGATCATGTCTCTGATGAATTAAGACAACGCTTAGAAACTCGAGCAAGTAAGGCCGGCGTCACTGTGCACTGGTATCTCGACTCAGAAGGAAAACGCCTATCCGCTGAGTTCATCTCACAAAGCGTTGGGAGCTTAAATGACACTAGTATATGGTTTTGCGGCCCTGATAAGTTCGGCAAAATACTCAAAAAAGGTCTGATAAAAAAAGGCTTATCTCGCCTCCATTTCCATCAAGAAATGTTTAAATTTCGATAA
- a CDS encoding glycoside hydrolase family 5 protein has product MKAQKRYVIGTALLGALVLSACGSSSNNEQAQVVLDESYYSDIYNWNESKGLASSFLGRGINMGNFFESPNYEGEWNGDLTIQASDFANIANQGFASVRIPVRWNAHAQENAPFTLDSAFVDRVKQVVDEAIQEDLRVIINTHHYNELFYNNGEFEHHRQRLNAIWYQLAQHFPLDTYSEDKLVFELLNEPHEEVGVAEWNLLIEDLTTLLWQDNANTQNNPSGQRKIMIGTADWGGPFKLPDLKLPAEATPENTIITVHFYEPFKFTHQGAEWVDGAQSWVGTRWLGTTEQQQVLFDYLDAVSDWNDQEDRGYEVNIGEFGVYSKVSHPEDQRAWTAFIARESEKRGFSWHYWEYSSGFGAYDPYSEQWRLALIEGLIPQD; this is encoded by the coding sequence GTGAAAGCGCAAAAACGGTATGTTATTGGCACCGCCCTACTTGGTGCTTTAGTCTTGTCAGCTTGCGGCTCAAGCTCAAACAACGAACAGGCACAGGTAGTTCTGGACGAAAGCTACTATAGCGATATCTACAATTGGAATGAAAGCAAAGGCCTCGCATCAAGCTTTTTAGGTCGTGGCATCAATATGGGTAACTTTTTCGAGTCTCCCAACTATGAAGGCGAATGGAATGGTGATTTAACCATTCAAGCGAGCGATTTCGCCAACATTGCCAACCAAGGCTTTGCCAGTGTTCGTATTCCCGTGCGCTGGAACGCACACGCGCAAGAAAATGCGCCTTTCACTCTAGATTCAGCCTTCGTCGATAGAGTGAAACAAGTCGTTGATGAAGCCATTCAGGAAGATCTACGGGTAATCATTAATACCCATCACTACAATGAGCTTTTCTACAATAATGGAGAGTTTGAGCACCACCGACAGCGCTTGAACGCGATTTGGTATCAGCTAGCACAGCATTTTCCATTAGACACCTATTCAGAGGACAAACTTGTATTTGAACTGCTCAATGAACCTCACGAAGAGGTCGGCGTAGCAGAATGGAATCTGTTGATCGAAGATCTCACCACGCTTCTATGGCAAGACAATGCCAACACACAAAATAATCCCAGTGGTCAACGAAAGATCATGATTGGCACAGCTGACTGGGGAGGCCCATTTAAGCTCCCAGACCTAAAACTGCCAGCAGAAGCAACACCAGAAAACACCATTATCACCGTCCACTTCTATGAACCTTTTAAGTTCACCCACCAAGGAGCGGAATGGGTTGATGGCGCGCAGAGTTGGGTTGGGACCCGCTGGTTAGGAACGACCGAACAACAGCAGGTTTTATTTGATTATCTTGATGCCGTGTCTGATTGGAACGATCAAGAAGACCGAGGCTATGAAGTCAATATTGGCGAGTTCGGTGTTTACAGTAAAGTCTCCCATCCGGAAGACCAACGTGCCTGGACTGCCTTTATTGCAAGAGAGTCTGAAAAACGCGGCTTTAGCTGGCACTACTGGGAATACAGTTCAGGATTTGGCGCCTATGACCCTTACAGTGAACAATGGCGACTTGCACTGATTGAAGGGCTGATTCCTCAAGATTGA
- a CDS encoding VOC family protein gives MKMNHVGIMVGDMDQAVEFYTKALGLRIVMNNTKVIEERESAIGRMCIAVFGEGFNGFNIAHLVTSDGIGVELFEMKERQERHEVDFSRLGIFHFCLQLPKEQFASAIKRVEEFGGKVRMDIMRYHPEDDSKQAQMVYLEDPFGNLFEFYSHSYEDTYASDYE, from the coding sequence ATGAAAATGAATCACGTAGGCATCATGGTTGGCGATATGGATCAAGCGGTTGAGTTTTATACTAAAGCGCTAGGCCTAAGAATCGTAATGAACAATACTAAAGTCATTGAAGAGCGCGAGTCTGCTATCGGCAGAATGTGTATCGCAGTATTTGGTGAAGGCTTTAATGGATTCAACATCGCTCACCTAGTAACCTCTGATGGCATCGGTGTTGAGCTTTTCGAAATGAAAGAGCGTCAAGAGCGTCACGAAGTAGACTTCTCTCGTCTAGGTATCTTCCACTTCTGTTTGCAACTACCAAAAGAGCAGTTTGCTTCAGCAATCAAACGCGTTGAAGAGTTTGGTGGTAAGGTTCGTATGGACATCATGCGCTACCACCCAGAAGATGATTCTAAACAAGCGCAAATGGTTTACCTAGAAGACCCGTTTGGCAATTTGTTCGAATTTTACTCGCACAGTTACGAAGATACTTACGCTTCTGATTACGAGTAA